A DNA window from Chitinibacter fontanus contains the following coding sequences:
- the hypA gene encoding hydrogenase maturation nickel metallochaperone HypA, whose protein sequence is MHELSLAENVIRIVESAAQRAKAQRVSRVRLAIGALAHVDADTLQFCCTLAARQTLLAEAQFEIEQTPGRAHCASCQLDVELNQIGFPCPHCGGFELQVIAGEEMQVLEITVA, encoded by the coding sequence ATGCATGAGTTGAGTCTGGCCGAGAATGTGATTCGTATTGTTGAATCGGCTGCGCAGCGTGCTAAAGCGCAGCGGGTCAGCCGGGTGCGCTTGGCGATTGGTGCACTGGCGCATGTAGATGCCGATACGCTGCAATTTTGCTGCACTCTGGCCGCACGCCAGACGCTCTTAGCCGAGGCGCAATTTGAAATAGAACAAACTCCGGGGCGGGCGCATTGCGCCAGTTGCCAGCTGGATGTTGAATTAAACCAGATTGGTTTTCCCTGCCCGCACTGCGGCGGTTTTGAGCTGCAGGTGATTGCGGGAGAGGAAATGCAGGTATTGGAAATTACTGTAGCTTGA
- the hypB gene encoding hydrogenase nickel incorporation protein HypB gives MMCTTCGCGHGDVTINGISPVRRKRAAATLPSGPRYRVAGHVERAAVGPLGAAHAPEVDPERTLRLEHDILASNDGLAAQNRAQLAAQGIFALNLVSSPGSGKTTLLVETIRQWQQRTAVAVIEGDQQTANDAERIRATGAPAVQINTGKGCHLDAHMVAGALATLHAEQALRDNSLLLIENVGNLVCPAAFDLGEAHKVAILSVTEGEDKPLKYPDMFRAADLMILSKIDLLPYLDFDVEAAIRMARQVRPNLPVICLSTKSGEGMDQWLAWLQAGCRQAQIVQA, from the coding sequence ATGATGTGTACCACCTGCGGCTGCGGACATGGTGACGTAACGATCAATGGAATTAGCCCGGTGCGGCGCAAACGGGCTGCTGCAACACTGCCCAGTGGCCCGCGTTACCGCGTGGCTGGGCACGTCGAGCGTGCTGCGGTCGGGCCATTGGGCGCAGCTCATGCGCCCGAGGTTGACCCCGAACGCACGCTGCGGCTTGAGCACGATATTCTGGCCAGCAACGATGGCTTGGCCGCGCAAAATCGCGCCCAGCTGGCGGCGCAAGGCATTTTTGCGCTCAATCTGGTATCCAGCCCCGGCTCGGGCAAAACCACGCTGCTGGTCGAAACTATCCGGCAGTGGCAGCAGCGCACTGCGGTGGCGGTGATTGAAGGCGATCAGCAAACCGCCAATGATGCCGAGCGGATTCGCGCCACAGGCGCTCCGGCGGTGCAAATCAATACTGGTAAAGGCTGTCATTTGGATGCGCATATGGTGGCGGGCGCACTGGCAACGCTCCATGCCGAGCAGGCCTTGCGCGACAACAGCCTGCTGCTGATCGAAAACGTCGGTAATTTGGTTTGCCCGGCGGCTTTTGATTTGGGCGAGGCGCATAAGGTCGCCATTCTGTCGGTAACTGAGGGCGAAGATAAACCGCTGAAATACCCCGATATGTTCCGCGCCGCCGATCTGATGATCTTAAGCAAAATCGATTTGCTGCCATATCTGGATTTTGATGTTGAAGCTGCGATCCGCATGGCGCGGCAAGTGCGCCCCAATTTGCCGGTGATTTGCTTATCGACCAAATCGGGTGAAGGCATGGATCAATGGCTGGCTTGGCTGCAAGCGGGTTGCCGCCAAGCACAGATTGTGCAGGCTTAA
- the hypF gene encoding carbamoyltransferase HypF translates to MSTQRQRIVVRGLVQGVGFRPFVYRLAHGLQLKGWARNDGQGVTIEVDGAPELLTQFAQRLRQDAPPLAQIDSIDVAAVNADTPFSTFDILHSEASPQHAASIGADTTICPECLAELFDPSNRRYRYAFINCTDCGPRYTLVSRLPYDRANTSMACFAQCAPCLHEYRDPAHRRFHAEPNACADCGPALQLLDAAGGSITGDAIAQTLALLKTGQIVAIKGLGGFHLVCDARNPAAVARLRERKQREEKPLAVMVANVASLAELAQISDAEQQWLESAARPIVLLSKQAGADDLLKGIAPQVNTIGALLPYTPIQYLLFHEAAGRPAGLDWLQQPQALMLMMTSANSHGEPLVIENAQAMSQLAGIADAYLLHNRDIVIRCDDSVMQLDTGGAPQMIRRARGYTPQAIRLAKNTEPILALGGFFNSALCLSRSDPLGDQAFLSQYIGDLDRVANCRALQAATEHLMHLLQVQPRLIAHDLHPDFFSTQLAQRLAAEWQIPTLAVQHHHAHLAAVMAEHQLEGPVLGLALDGIGLGEVHDSLSANAHSAWGGELLLLDDAHYQRLGHLRPLAMPGGDKAAREPWRMAAAVLAQLGRGDEIATRFAGQAGAGMLVQLLARNPQQTSSMGRYFDAAAGLLGVSTVMSFEAQAAMQLEGLAAQYGPMRLSSQESHLFKLQQMMAGLTQLDLLPLLARLADCADAAYGAALFHAVLIEALAQWLGLTAERQGIRTVVAGGGCLFNQVLVRGLRAALAKRGLRLYTNQMVPCGDGGLALGQLWVAQRNLD, encoded by the coding sequence ATGTCAACGCAGCGCCAGCGCATCGTGGTGCGCGGTCTGGTACAGGGGGTGGGGTTTCGCCCCTTTGTGTATCGCTTGGCACACGGCTTGCAGCTCAAAGGCTGGGCGCGCAACGATGGGCAAGGGGTGACGATTGAAGTCGATGGCGCACCCGAGTTACTCACGCAATTTGCGCAGCGCTTGCGCCAAGATGCACCGCCGTTGGCGCAGATTGATTCGATCGACGTTGCTGCAGTCAATGCCGATACGCCGTTTAGTACATTTGATATTTTGCACAGCGAAGCCAGCCCGCAGCACGCGGCCAGCATTGGCGCCGATACGACCATTTGCCCCGAGTGTTTGGCCGAATTATTTGACCCGAGCAATCGCCGCTATCGCTATGCCTTTATCAATTGCACCGATTGCGGCCCGCGCTACACCTTGGTGTCGCGGCTGCCGTATGACCGCGCTAATACTAGCATGGCCTGTTTTGCCCAATGTGCCCCGTGTTTACACGAATATCGCGACCCCGCGCATCGGCGCTTTCATGCCGAGCCCAATGCGTGCGCTGATTGCGGGCCTGCGCTGCAGTTGCTTGATGCCGCAGGCGGCAGCATTACGGGCGATGCAATTGCGCAAACACTGGCGTTGCTCAAGACTGGGCAGATTGTCGCCATCAAAGGCTTGGGCGGTTTTCATCTGGTGTGTGATGCGCGTAACCCAGCCGCAGTAGCGCGGCTGCGTGAGCGCAAACAGCGCGAAGAAAAACCACTCGCGGTGATGGTGGCCAATGTGGCGTCACTGGCCGAGTTGGCGCAGATCAGTGATGCTGAGCAGCAATGGCTAGAATCCGCTGCGCGGCCGATTGTGTTGTTGTCAAAACAAGCAGGTGCCGATGATCTTCTGAAGGGTATTGCCCCACAGGTCAATACCATCGGTGCATTGCTGCCCTATACGCCTATTCAGTATTTGCTATTTCACGAAGCTGCAGGCCGCCCGGCGGGGTTGGACTGGTTGCAACAGCCACAAGCCTTGATGCTGATGATGACCAGCGCCAATTCGCATGGCGAGCCATTGGTGATTGAAAACGCGCAGGCGATGAGCCAGTTGGCTGGCATTGCCGACGCGTATTTATTACATAACCGCGATATTGTGATTCGCTGCGACGACAGCGTCATGCAGCTTGATACCGGCGGTGCGCCGCAGATGATTCGCCGCGCGCGTGGCTATACGCCGCAGGCCATTCGCTTGGCGAAAAACACCGAGCCGATTTTGGCGCTGGGTGGGTTTTTTAATAGTGCCTTGTGTCTAAGCCGCTCTGACCCGCTAGGCGATCAGGCCTTTTTGTCGCAGTACATTGGTGACCTAGATCGCGTTGCCAATTGCCGCGCCCTACAGGCGGCGACAGAGCATTTGATGCATTTATTGCAAGTGCAGCCGCGGCTGATTGCGCATGATCTGCACCCTGATTTCTTTAGCACGCAACTGGCACAGCGCTTGGCGGCAGAGTGGCAAATACCGACGCTGGCGGTGCAGCACCATCACGCCCATCTGGCGGCGGTAATGGCCGAACATCAGCTTGAAGGGCCGGTATTGGGCTTGGCGCTGGATGGAATTGGTTTGGGCGAAGTTCACGATTCATTGAGTGCCAATGCGCATAGCGCGTGGGGCGGCGAGCTACTGTTGCTTGATGATGCCCATTATCAAAGGCTGGGGCATTTGCGCCCATTGGCGATGCCCGGCGGCGATAAAGCTGCGCGCGAACCATGGCGGATGGCGGCTGCCGTGTTGGCGCAATTGGGGCGGGGCGATGAAATTGCGACGCGCTTTGCTGGGCAAGCTGGTGCAGGCATGCTGGTGCAGTTATTAGCACGCAATCCGCAGCAGACCAGCAGCATGGGGCGCTATTTTGATGCCGCCGCCGGTTTGCTGGGCGTGTCGACGGTGATGAGTTTTGAGGCTCAGGCCGCGATGCAGCTCGAAGGCTTGGCCGCGCAATATGGGCCGATGCGGCTGTCTTCGCAAGAGTCTCATTTATTTAAATTGCAGCAAATGATGGCTGGGCTGACCCAGCTTGATCTGCTGCCTTTGTTAGCGCGATTAGCCGATTGCGCGGATGCCGCGTACGGGGCGGCATTATTTCATGCAGTTTTGATCGAGGCCTTGGCGCAATGGCTGGGCCTCACGGCCGAACGGCAGGGTATTCGCACCGTTGTCGCAGGTGGCGGCTGCCTGTTTAACCAAGTGCTAGTGCGCGGGCTTCGCGCTGCGTTGGCCAAGCGCGGGTTGCGGCTGTATACCAATCAGATGGTGCCGTGCGGCGATGGTGGTTTGGCACTGGGGCAGCTGTGGGTCGCACAACGCAATTTGGATTAA
- a CDS encoding HypC/HybG/HupF family hydrogenase formation chaperone: MCLAIPARVAELLDGDQARIELGGVHKVISIALVDEVAVGDYLIVHVGFAIGKLDPTEAEQTLALFAQMAQLDPANPVPYQ, from the coding sequence ATGTGTCTGGCTATCCCCGCGCGCGTTGCCGAGCTGCTTGACGGTGATCAGGCGCGTATTGAATTGGGCGGCGTGCACAAGGTGATCTCGATTGCCTTGGTCGATGAGGTCGCGGTCGGCGACTATCTGATCGTCCATGTCGGCTTTGCCATCGGCAAGCTCGACCCCACCGAGGCCGAGCAAACGCTGGCGCTGTTTGCGCAAATGGCACAGCTCGACCCCGCCAACCCAGTCCCGTATCAGTGA
- the hypD gene encoding hydrogenase formation protein HypD gives MKYIAEFRDGELARGLAKTIAATVNPTREYRLMEFCGGHTHAISRYGLQDLLPANVRLIHGPGCPVCVLPIGRIDSAIALATQHDVILCTYADTLRVPASGGLSLLKAKAQGADIRMVYSSADALRIAQDNPSRAVVFFAIGFETTTPPTAAIILQAQRLQLANFSVLCNHVLTPAAMVHIMESQQDPAAVAIDGFVGPAHVSTVIGSGQYEGFVARYQRPVVIAGFEPLDVMQAILMLIQQINTGRAEVENEFTRAVRRDGNRKAQGLCEQVFELRDRFDWRGLGEVPLSALKIRPEFAQFDAELRYQVGYAQVPDHKACECAAILRGHKRPADCKVFGTVCTPDHPLGACMVSSEGACAAHYTYGRFRGGG, from the coding sequence ATGAAATACATTGCTGAATTTCGCGATGGCGAGCTGGCCCGCGGGCTGGCCAAGACCATTGCCGCTACCGTCAACCCCACGCGCGAATACCGGCTGATGGAGTTTTGCGGCGGGCATACGCACGCGATTTCGCGCTATGGCCTGCAAGATTTGTTGCCCGCTAATGTGCGGCTGATCCACGGCCCGGGCTGCCCGGTGTGCGTGCTGCCGATTGGCCGCATTGATAGCGCGATTGCGTTGGCCACCCAGCACGATGTCATTCTCTGTACCTACGCCGACACGCTGCGCGTCCCAGCCAGCGGTGGGCTATCGCTACTGAAGGCCAAGGCGCAGGGCGCGGATATTCGCATGGTCTATTCCAGTGCCGATGCGCTGCGCATCGCGCAAGACAACCCCAGCCGCGCGGTGGTGTTTTTCGCGATTGGCTTCGAAACCACCACGCCCCCCACCGCCGCCATCATCCTGCAGGCGCAGCGGCTGCAGCTGGCGAATTTCAGCGTGCTGTGCAATCACGTGCTCACCCCGGCGGCGATGGTGCACATCATGGAATCGCAACAAGACCCCGCCGCGGTGGCGATTGATGGTTTTGTCGGCCCCGCTCATGTCAGCACCGTGATCGGCTCGGGGCAATACGAAGGCTTTGTGGCGCGCTACCAGCGCCCGGTGGTGATCGCCGGCTTTGAGCCGCTGGACGTGATGCAGGCGATCTTGATGCTAATCCAGCAAATCAACACTGGCCGCGCCGAGGTCGAAAACGAATTCACCCGCGCCGTTAGGCGCGATGGCAACCGCAAGGCGCAAGGCTTGTGCGAGCAGGTCTTTGAATTGCGCGATAGGTTCGACTGGCGTGGGCTTGGCGAAGTGCCACTTAGTGCGCTGAAAATCCGCCCCGAGTTCGCCCAATTCGACGCCGAGCTGCGCTATCAGGTCGGCTACGCGCAAGTCCCCGACCACAAAGCCTGCGAATGCGCCGCGATTTTGCGCGGGCACAAGCGCCCAGCCGATTGCAAAGTCTTCGGCACCGTCTGCACGCCGGATCACCCGCTAGGTGCGTGCATGGTTTCGTCGGAGGGGGCGTGCGCGGCGCATTATACTTATGGGCGGTTTAGGGGGGGGGGGTGA
- the hypE gene encoding hydrogenase expression/formation protein HypE: MKTYTRPLDLKNGRVDMSHGSGGRAMAQLIDELFARHFANDILAEQGDGAVLPPAHGRLVMATDSHVVSPLFFAGGDIGCLAVHGTINDVAMMGARPLYLSAGFILEEGFPLADLQRIVASMAAAAREAGVPIVTGDTKVVEAGKGDGVFITTTGVGVMPEGIDLKASNIKVGDKILVSGMLGDHGVAIMSQRENLTFETTIQSDTAALHTLVVAMLESVPTLHALRDPTRGGLAAVLNEFAHASGHGMVIREAAIPVRSEVAAACELLGLDPLYVANEGKLVAYCAAADADALLAAMRSHPLGRDAAIIGEVIADEHAFVQMETAFGGRRMVDWLNGEQLPRIC, from the coding sequence ATGAAAACCTACACCCGCCCCCTCGATTTGAAAAACGGCCGCGTTGATATGAGCCATGGCAGCGGTGGCCGGGCGATGGCGCAGTTGATTGATGAGCTGTTTGCGCGCCATTTTGCCAATGATATTCTGGCCGAGCAGGGTGATGGCGCGGTGCTGCCGCCAGCCCATGGCCGGCTAGTGATGGCCACTGATAGCCATGTGGTGTCGCCGCTATTTTTCGCCGGTGGCGACATCGGTTGCCTTGCGGTGCATGGCACGATCAATGATGTGGCGATGATGGGCGCGCGGCCGCTGTATTTATCCGCCGGGTTTATTCTGGAAGAAGGTTTTCCGCTGGCCGATCTACAGCGCATTGTGGCCTCGATGGCGGCGGCGGCGCGCGAGGCCGGGGTGCCGATTGTCACGGGTGACACCAAGGTGGTGGAGGCAGGCAAGGGCGACGGGGTGTTTATCACCACCACTGGCGTAGGGGTGATGCCTGAGGGTATTGACCTAAAAGCATCAAATATTAAGGTGGGCGACAAGATACTGGTGTCGGGTATGTTGGGCGATCATGGCGTGGCGATTATGTCGCAACGCGAAAACCTGACTTTCGAGACCACCATTCAATCCGATACCGCGGCCCTGCATACGCTGGTGGTGGCGATGCTGGAATCCGTGCCCACGCTGCACGCGCTGCGCGACCCCACGCGCGGCGGGCTTGCCGCCGTGCTGAATGAATTTGCCCACGCCAGCGGCCATGGCATGGTGATTCGAGAGGCCGCCATTCCGGTGCGCAGCGAAGTCGCCGCTGCTTGTGAATTGCTGGGGCTCGATCCGCTGTATGTGGCCAATGAAGGCAAACTAGTCGCCTATTGCGCCGCTGCCGATGCCGACGCGCTGCTGGCCGCGATGCGCAGCCACCCGTTGGGGCGCGATGCGGCGATCATCGGCGAGGTGATCGCCGATGAACACGCCTTTGTGCAGATGGAAACCGCATTTGGCGGGCGGCGGATGGTGGATTGGCTCAATGGCGAGCAGCTGCCGCGCATTTGCTAA
- the dnaQ gene encoding DNA polymerase III subunit epsilon, producing MAQRLIFLDTETTGLRVEDGNRILEIAAVEMIDRKLSAPDRHLHRYINPGRDSEEGALNVHGLTTQFLADKPKFAAIVDEFLEFVRGSELIIHNAPFDVGYLNMELGLLGRGKIEDYVERVTDTLKMAKDLWPGKRNSLDALCDRYEVDRSGRTLHGALIDCELLAEVYMAMTRGQDSLLIDFEPTKEEAAANAARRSMRAPLMITQPSAEDLALHHAYLDELDKINKADCLWRTLEPKPAAPEA from the coding sequence ATGGCTCAAAGACTGATTTTTCTCGATACCGAAACCACCGGTTTGCGCGTGGAAGACGGCAACCGTATTTTGGAGATTGCTGCGGTTGAAATGATTGATCGCAAGCTCTCGGCCCCAGATCGACACTTGCACCGCTATATCAATCCCGGGCGCGATTCGGAAGAGGGCGCGTTGAACGTGCACGGACTGACCACGCAGTTTCTGGCCGACAAGCCCAAATTTGCCGCCATCGTTGATGAGTTTCTGGAGTTTGTTCGTGGCAGCGAGCTGATTATTCATAATGCGCCGTTTGACGTCGGCTACCTGAATATGGAGCTAGGCCTGCTCGGGCGCGGCAAAATCGAAGATTACGTCGAGCGCGTGACCGACACGCTAAAAATGGCCAAAGACCTGTGGCCGGGCAAGCGCAATAGCCTTGATGCCTTGTGTGACCGTTACGAAGTCGATCGCTCTGGCCGTACTTTGCACGGCGCCCTGATCGACTGCGAGTTGCTCGCCGAAGTCTATATGGCGATGACGCGCGGGCAAGACAGCCTGCTGATCGATTTTGAACCAACCAAAGAAGAAGCTGCCGCCAACGCGGCTCGCCGTAGCATGCGCGCGCCGCTGATGATTACCCAGCCTAGTGCTGAGGATTTGGCGCTGCACCACGCCTATCTGGATGAACTCGATAAAATCAATAAAGCCGATTGCCTGTGGCGTACTTTAGAACCTAAACCTGCCGCACCTGAGGCTTAA
- a CDS encoding nuclear transport factor 2 family protein → MQTANLLDQLRTAEVRLHGTQIRQDHEQLCQLLHANFVEIGRTGLQFDRANIIEALKVETPYRVWSQDYELQVFSPELVLLRYKSAKLLDDDQLANCAVRSSIWKLEAENWQMIFHQGTAIEAFKKTQNYS, encoded by the coding sequence ATGCAAACGGCCAATTTGCTCGATCAATTGCGAACTGCGGAAGTGAGATTGCATGGCACGCAGATACGGCAAGACCATGAACAACTGTGTCAGTTATTACATGCCAATTTTGTCGAAATAGGGCGCACAGGGCTGCAATTTGATCGAGCTAACATCATTGAGGCTCTCAAGGTTGAAACGCCTTACCGAGTTTGGTCGCAAGACTATGAGTTACAAGTCTTTAGCCCTGAGCTGGTGTTGCTGCGTTATAAGTCTGCCAAATTGCTCGACGATGACCAGTTAGCAAACTGTGCAGTTCGCAGTTCGATTTGGAAATTGGAAGCCGAAAATTGGCAAATGATTTTTCACCAAGGCACGGCTATTGAAGCGTTTAAAAAAACGCAAAATTATTCATAG
- the ispD gene encoding 2-C-methyl-D-erythritol 4-phosphate cytidylyltransferase — MKKIALVPAAGSGSRMASATPKQYLDLLGQPLIAHTLRALLGAAQIDQVVVVVSPEDEWWGSYDWAALLGSLERLQVLCVGGASRAESVMNGLAAIDAADESWVLVHDAARPCLTSAQVDGMITELEYDAVGGILAVPVADTLKVAAPEQRIARTTPRDGLWQAQTPQMFRRGELLAALQDALPEHVADITDEASALERLGKSPKLIMGSPWNLKVTYPQDLTLAGLLLRVER; from the coding sequence ATGAAAAAAATCGCCCTCGTTCCCGCCGCCGGTAGCGGTAGCCGGATGGCCAGCGCCACGCCCAAGCAATACCTCGATTTACTTGGCCAGCCGCTGATTGCACATACGCTGCGTGCCTTGCTCGGTGCGGCGCAGATTGATCAGGTTGTCGTCGTGGTCTCGCCCGAAGACGAATGGTGGGGTAGCTATGATTGGGCGGCTTTGTTGGGCAGTCTGGAGCGCCTGCAAGTACTGTGCGTCGGCGGAGCGAGTCGCGCCGAATCGGTGATGAATGGCCTCGCGGCAATCGACGCGGCCGATGAGTCTTGGGTGCTGGTGCACGACGCTGCGCGCCCTTGCCTGACTAGCGCACAAGTCGATGGCATGATTACTGAGTTGGAGTATGACGCGGTAGGCGGTATTCTGGCTGTGCCGGTGGCAGATACCCTCAAGGTCGCTGCGCCGGAGCAACGCATTGCGCGCACCACGCCGCGCGATGGCCTGTGGCAAGCGCAAACCCCGCAAATGTTCCGCCGTGGCGAGCTTCTCGCTGCATTACAAGACGCTTTGCCAGAACATGTAGCCGACATTACCGACGAAGCGAGTGCGCTTGAGCGCTTGGGTAAATCACCAAAACTCATCATGGGCAGCCCGTGGAATTTGAAAGTGACTTATCCGCAGGATTTGACGCTGGCTGGGCTTTTATTGAGAGTTGAACGATAG
- the ispF gene encoding 2-C-methyl-D-erythritol 2,4-cyclodiphosphate synthase: MALPFRIGQGWDVHRMVTERPLILGGVHIPYEKGLLGHSDADALLHAITDAVLGGAGLGDIGRHFPDTALEFKGADSRVLLREAVDRVRIAGWRVGNVDASILIQQPKMAPHIPAMVANIAADLAIDPSCVNVKAKTYEKLGPVGEGNAVEAQAVALLLPMNE; this comes from the coding sequence ATGGCATTACCTTTTCGAATCGGCCAAGGCTGGGATGTGCACCGTATGGTGACAGAGCGCCCGTTAATACTGGGTGGGGTGCATATACCCTATGAAAAAGGCTTGCTCGGTCATTCGGATGCCGATGCTTTGCTGCACGCCATTACCGATGCCGTGCTCGGTGGCGCGGGTTTGGGCGATATTGGGCGGCATTTTCCGGATACTGCGCTCGAGTTTAAAGGCGCCGATAGCCGCGTGCTGCTGCGAGAAGCGGTGGATCGCGTTCGGATTGCGGGCTGGCGAGTGGGGAATGTGGATGCGTCGATTTTGATTCAGCAGCCCAAAATGGCGCCACATATTCCGGCCATGGTCGCTAATATCGCCGCCGATTTAGCGATTGATCCAAGTTGTGTGAATGTCAAAGCCAAAACTTACGAAAAGCTCGGCCCAGTGGGTGAGGGCAATGCGGTTGAGGCGCAAGCAGTGGCCTTGTTGCTACCAATGAACGAGTAA
- a CDS encoding PEP-CTERM sorting domain-containing protein codes for MDNSQPGHVIDFRTSWQATSFLTQALKIYVNTDHNLGAWEEIDVVQLQGVAPLPEPETYALMGLGLLALAMRRRKQAV; via the coding sequence GTGGATAATAGCCAGCCCGGCCACGTGATCGATTTTCGCACTAGCTGGCAAGCAACCAGCTTTCTGACGCAAGCGCTCAAAATTTACGTGAACACCGATCACAATCTGGGTGCTTGGGAAGAAATCGATGTAGTTCAATTACAAGGCGTAGCACCGCTACCCGAACCAGAAACCTATGCTTTAATGGGTTTAGGTTTATTAGCCTTAGCAATGCGCCGTCGCAAACAAGCCGTGTGA